The genomic region CAAGAAGGTGTCTATGCGGACCAGCTCCTTCAACAGGCACGCCAACAAGTAGCACGTCTGCTAGAGGTTTCCCCGCAGGAAATATACTTTACGAGTGGGGGAACCGAGGGTGATAATTGGGTGATTAAAGGAACTGCTATGGAAAAATACCCACATGGTAAACATATTATCACTTCTGCGGTTGAACATCCTGCAGTTTCAAAATCTATGAAGCAACTGGAAAAGCTAGGGTTTGAAATAACTTATCTCCCGGTAAATGAACGTGGTGTCATTTCAACTGCGGATTTAGAGCACGCTATTCGCACCGATACCATCCTCGTATCCTTAATAGCCGTTAATAATGAAGTAGGTGCCGTTCAACCACTTAAAGAAGTAGGCGATATTCTAGAGCACTACCCACGAATTCATTACCATGTGGATGCTGTCCAAGCAGTTACTGAACAGAGAGCAGTCATTACCCATTCGCGTATTGACTTTTTAGTCCTATCTGCGCACAAATTTAATGGTCCAAAAGGAGTAGGAATTGTTTATAAGAAAGCAGGCCGACGTTTAGCGCCATTGTTAAGTGGTGGTGGACAAGAGTCGGGCGAAAGAAGCTCTACTGAGAACTTGCCAGGTATAGCAGCGACCGCTCGTGCTCTTCGAATTACAATTGAAGATAATCTGGAAACCCGTCAACATGAAAAGAAATTGCGTGATTTACTTATGAAGTTTTTAAAATCATTTGCAGATGTCCGATTATTTAGTGGTGTAGAAGGGGCCGCACATATCATTTGCTTTGCGATGCGCGATGTCCGAGGGGAAGTTATGGTTCATGCGTTTGAAGATGCAGGAGTCATCCTTTCAACGACAAGTGCTTGTGCAAGTAAAAAAAGTGATACACCGGCTACGTTACAGGCTATGGGAGTTTGTGATAGTTGGTCGCGTTGCGCCGTACGCATCAGTTTGTCAAAAGACAATACGGTCGAAGAAGTCGAGGACTTTAAAAAAATATTTGATCAGTTACATAGAAAATTTAAAAAAATACAAAAGTAAGAAGGAATGACAAATGGAGACACGTATCCAAATTCGTTTTGGAGAATTATCAACGAAAGGTAAAAATAAAAAGAGGTTTGTCCAACAATTAACTAGAAATATACGACAAGCGACATTCGCTTTTCCTCAAATTGAAGTGAAGCCAACACATGACTTTATATTTCTTAATTTAAATGGAGAAGATGAAGCAGCTGTAATCGAACGCTTAAAAGACATATTTGGGATAGCTAATTTTTCACCTGTTTATGTCTTACCACGTGACTACGAAAGGGCACAAACTTTTATTGTCGAAGCATTAGGTAAAAAAGCCAAAGCAGGGACCACCTTTAAAGTGGACACCCGTCGATCTGACCATACCTATGAACATGACACTGCTTGGATAAATTCAAAATTGGGAGCAGCTATATTAGACGCATATCCGGACCTGCGGGTTAAAATGAAAAATCCTGAGATACGAATTCGTTTTGATGTAAAAGAAGATTATTTTTTAGTGAGTACAGAAACTTATTCTGGAGCTGGCGGATTACCAGTAGGATCAAATGGTCGCGGTATGCTGATGCTTTCTGGAGGTATTGACTCTCCTGTTGCAGGCTATTTGGCGATGAAACGCGGCGTTCAAATTGAAGCCTTGCATTTTCACAGCCCCCCTTATACCAGTCCTCAAGCTTTGAAAAAAGCACAAGATTTAACGACAAAATTAACACGATTTGGCGGAGAAATCTCTTTTATTGAAGTTCCTTTTACTGAAATACAAGAAGAAATAAAAGCTAAAATACCCGATGAATATGCCATGACGATTACAAGACGTATGATGTTGCGAATAACGGATAAGGTGCGTGCAAAAAAGAAGCATACTGTTATTTTTAATGGCGAAAGTTTAGGACAAGTTGCTTCTCAAACCTTAGACAGTATGGCGGTTATTAACGAAGTAACTTGCACGCCGATTATCCGGCCCCTCGCAACTATGGATAAAAATGAAATCATTGCGTTAGCTAAAAGAATTGATACCTTCGACTTATCAATTCAACCCTTTGAAGATTGTTGTACGTTATTTGCGCCACGTGCCCCCAAAACACGTCCGCATTTCGATA from Jeotgalibaca dankookensis harbors:
- the thiI gene encoding tRNA uracil 4-sulfurtransferase ThiI, which produces METRIQIRFGELSTKGKNKKRFVQQLTRNIRQATFAFPQIEVKPTHDFIFLNLNGEDEAAVIERLKDIFGIANFSPVYVLPRDYERAQTFIVEALGKKAKAGTTFKVDTRRSDHTYEHDTAWINSKLGAAILDAYPDLRVKMKNPEIRIRFDVKEDYFLVSTETYSGAGGLPVGSNGRGMLMLSGGIDSPVAGYLAMKRGVQIEALHFHSPPYTSPQALKKAQDLTTKLTRFGGEISFIEVPFTEIQEEIKAKIPDEYAMTITRRMMLRITDKVRAKKKHTVIFNGESLGQVASQTLDSMAVINEVTCTPIIRPLATMDKNEIIALAKRIDTFDLSIQPFEDCCTLFAPRAPKTRPHFDKIHRFEQLLDISGLVERSVGGMIVTKMNEQLSSSEKGRDYSALL
- a CDS encoding cysteine desulfurase family protein, yielding MIYFDNSATTKIFPEALETYFKVSEEVFGNPSSLHQEGVYADQLLQQARQQVARLLEVSPQEIYFTSGGTEGDNWVIKGTAMEKYPHGKHIITSAVEHPAVSKSMKQLEKLGFEITYLPVNERGVISTADLEHAIRTDTILVSLIAVNNEVGAVQPLKEVGDILEHYPRIHYHVDAVQAVTEQRAVITHSRIDFLVLSAHKFNGPKGVGIVYKKAGRRLAPLLSGGGQESGERSSTENLPGIAATARALRITIEDNLETRQHEKKLRDLLMKFLKSFADVRLFSGVEGAAHIICFAMRDVRGEVMVHAFEDAGVILSTTSACASKKSDTPATLQAMGVCDSWSRCAVRISLSKDNTVEEVEDFKKIFDQLHRKFKKIQK